The following proteins are encoded in a genomic region of Methylibium petroleiphilum PM1:
- the pqqB gene encoding pyrroloquinoline quinone biosynthesis protein PqqB yields the protein MKVLVLGSGAGGGCPQWNCNCAMCAAARNGSRLIRPRTQSSIAISPDGQRWVLLNASPDIGQQLRVQPALHPKHGLRDSPIKAVVLMDAQIDHATGLLSLREGPPIELYVTPCVFEDLTTGLPILTVLDHYCGVHWHMLPVAGEQRVAEFSVDGFETLRFRAVAIPGKAPPYSPHRHDPKVGDNIALEVTDRMTGKRLFYAPGLADVGDVELQWMRDADCLLVDGTFWTEDEMVQAGLGSKFASDMGHLPQSGSPQRGGMMDALDRTGAHRKLLIHINNSNPILDDYGAERAELARRGIEVAHDGMEIVL from the coding sequence ATGAAGGTGCTGGTACTGGGCTCCGGCGCAGGCGGCGGCTGCCCGCAGTGGAACTGCAACTGCGCGATGTGTGCCGCCGCGCGCAACGGCTCGCGGCTGATCCGGCCGCGCACGCAGAGCTCCATCGCCATCTCCCCCGACGGCCAGCGCTGGGTGCTGCTGAACGCCTCGCCCGACATCGGCCAGCAGCTGCGCGTGCAGCCCGCGCTGCACCCGAAGCACGGCCTGCGTGATTCACCGATCAAGGCCGTGGTGCTGATGGATGCCCAGATCGACCACGCGACCGGCCTGCTCAGCCTGCGCGAGGGACCGCCCATCGAGCTGTACGTGACGCCCTGCGTGTTCGAAGACCTCACCACCGGCCTGCCCATCCTCACCGTGCTGGACCACTACTGTGGCGTGCACTGGCACATGCTGCCGGTGGCCGGCGAGCAGCGCGTGGCCGAGTTCAGCGTCGACGGCTTCGAGACGCTGCGCTTCCGCGCCGTCGCCATCCCGGGCAAGGCGCCGCCGTATTCGCCGCACCGCCACGATCCCAAGGTGGGCGACAACATCGCGCTCGAGGTCACCGACCGCATGACCGGCAAGCGGCTGTTCTACGCACCGGGCCTGGCCGACGTGGGCGACGTGGAGCTGCAGTGGATGCGCGACGCCGACTGCCTGCTGGTCGACGGCACCTTCTGGACCGAGGACGAGATGGTGCAGGCCGGCCTGGGCAGCAAGTTCGCCTCCGACATGGGCCACCTCCCGCAGAGCGGCTCGCCGCAACGCGGCGGCATGATGGACGCGCTCGACCGCACCGGCGCCCACCGCAAGCTGCTGATCCACATCAACAACAGCAACCCCATCCTCGACGACTACGGCGCCGAACGCGCCGAACTGGCGCGTCGCGGGATCGAGGTGGCGCACGATGGCATGGAGATCGTTCTTTGA
- the pqqC gene encoding pyrroloquinoline-quinone synthase PqqC, translating into MSADLPWSPAEFEARLRAKESGYHIHHPFNKRLNSGALQPFQVRGWVANRFYYQQAIPMKDAAVMANCEDRATRRRWIERMLDHDGHGDHEGQNAGGIETWTRLGMAVGLSREDLWSHRHVQPGVRFAVDAYVNFARRAPWREGVISSLTEMFAPKIHADRLAGWPSMYPWIAAEGLAYFRSRIPLAQRDVEHGLEVAIAFGDTRAKQERAIEILQFKLDVLWSLLDAVERAYPDDLPEERRP; encoded by the coding sequence TTGAGCGCCGACCTGCCCTGGTCTCCCGCAGAATTCGAGGCACGCCTGCGCGCCAAGGAGTCCGGGTACCACATCCACCACCCCTTCAACAAGCGGCTCAACAGCGGCGCGCTGCAGCCCTTCCAGGTGCGCGGCTGGGTGGCCAACCGCTTCTACTACCAGCAGGCGATCCCGATGAAGGACGCCGCGGTCATGGCCAACTGCGAGGACCGCGCCACGCGGCGCCGCTGGATCGAGCGCATGCTCGACCACGACGGCCATGGCGATCACGAGGGGCAGAACGCCGGCGGTATCGAGACCTGGACGCGCCTGGGCATGGCCGTGGGCCTGAGCCGCGAGGACCTCTGGTCGCACCGCCACGTTCAGCCGGGCGTGCGCTTCGCGGTCGATGCCTACGTGAACTTCGCGCGCCGCGCGCCCTGGCGCGAGGGCGTGATCTCCTCGCTGACCGAGATGTTCGCGCCCAAGATCCACGCCGACCGGCTGGCCGGCTGGCCCAGCATGTACCCGTGGATCGCCGCCGAGGGCCTGGCCTATTTCCGCAGCCGCATCCCGCTGGCGCAGCGCGACGTGGAGCACGGCCTGGAGGTCGCCATCGCGTTCGGCGACACCCGCGCGAAGCAGGAGCGCGCGATCGAGATCCTGCAGTTCAAGCTCGACGTGCTGTGGTCGCTGCTCGACGCCGTGGAGCGCGCCTACCCCGACGACCTGCCCGAGGAGCGCCGACCGTGA
- the pqqD gene encoding pyrroloquinoline quinone biosynthesis peptide chaperone PqqD, translating into MSAVADTARPRLAPMFRLQFEPAQDCWVLLYPEGLVKLNGPASEILKRCDGQASVLDITADLERSFSTEGLRGDVEDFLRHAYEQHWIV; encoded by the coding sequence GTGAGTGCTGTGGCCGACACCGCCCGCCCGCGCCTCGCGCCGATGTTCCGCCTGCAGTTCGAGCCGGCGCAGGACTGCTGGGTGCTGCTCTACCCCGAAGGCCTGGTCAAGCTCAACGGCCCGGCCAGCGAGATCCTCAAGCGCTGCGACGGCCAGGCGAGCGTGCTCGACATCACCGCCGATCTGGAGCGCAGCTTCAGCACCGAGGGGCTGCGCGGCGACGTCGAGGATTTCCTGCGCCACGCCTACGAACAACACTGGATCGTCTAG
- the pqqE gene encoding pyrroloquinoline quinone biosynthesis protein PqqE, translating into MSHAAAPAASPATPQPPGAPMWLLAELTYKCPLHCVFCSNPTNYADHLGEIGTEDWKRVFREARQMGAVQLGFSGGEPLLRDDLEELVAEARQLGYYTNLITSGIGLTEKRARALKDAGLDHIQLSFQDSTKELNDFLSSTRTFDHKNKVAAIIKSLGYPMVLNCVMHRYNLPHVGRIIEMAEAMGADYLELANTQYYGWAWLNRAALMPTPDELRAAEAIVDSHRERLAGRTKILWVSPDYVDAKPKPCMAGWGAVFMVIAPDGTALPCHSARMLPGFDFPKVTEHSIAGIWRDSDAFNRYRGTAWMSDTCLSCDQHPVDHGGCRCQAFLVSGDAAATDPVCPKSPDRPLIDAALQAAVEQAEAAPATQPLRFVPGAARSGNLWYRTDANSRTLSDDGHGPQHDTAPAAAETR; encoded by the coding sequence ATGAGCCACGCCGCCGCCCCCGCCGCTTCGCCCGCCACCCCGCAGCCCCCCGGCGCGCCGATGTGGCTGCTCGCGGAGCTCACCTACAAGTGCCCGCTGCACTGCGTGTTCTGCTCCAACCCCACGAACTACGCCGACCACCTGGGCGAGATCGGCACCGAGGACTGGAAGCGCGTGTTCCGCGAGGCGCGGCAGATGGGCGCGGTGCAGCTCGGCTTCTCGGGCGGCGAGCCGCTGCTGCGCGACGACCTGGAAGAGCTGGTGGCCGAAGCGCGCCAGCTCGGCTACTACACCAACCTCATCACCTCGGGCATCGGCCTCACCGAAAAGCGCGCCCGCGCGCTGAAGGACGCCGGGCTCGACCACATCCAGCTCAGCTTCCAGGACTCCACCAAGGAGCTGAACGACTTCCTGTCGTCCACCCGCACCTTCGACCACAAGAACAAGGTGGCCGCGATCATCAAGTCGCTCGGCTACCCGATGGTGCTGAACTGCGTGATGCACCGCTACAACCTGCCGCACGTGGGCCGCATCATAGAGATGGCCGAGGCCATGGGCGCCGACTACCTGGAGCTGGCCAACACCCAGTACTACGGCTGGGCCTGGCTCAACCGCGCGGCGCTGATGCCCACGCCCGACGAACTGCGCGCGGCCGAGGCCATCGTCGACAGCCACCGCGAGCGGCTGGCCGGCCGCACCAAGATCCTGTGGGTCTCGCCCGACTACGTGGACGCCAAGCCCAAGCCCTGCATGGCCGGCTGGGGCGCGGTGTTCATGGTCATCGCGCCCGACGGCACAGCCCTGCCCTGCCACAGCGCGCGCATGCTGCCGGGCTTCGACTTTCCCAAGGTCACCGAGCACAGCATCGCCGGCATCTGGCGCGACAGCGACGCCTTCAACCGCTACCGCGGCACGGCGTGGATGAGCGACACCTGCCTGAGCTGCGACCAGCACCCGGTCGACCACGGCGGCTGCCGCTGCCAGGCCTTCCTGGTCTCCGGCGACGCGGCGGCCACCGACCCGGTCTGCCCCAAGAGCCCCGACCGCCCGCTGATCGACGCCGCGCTGCAGGCCGCCGTCGAGCAGGCCGAGGCCGCGCCCGCGACCCAGCCGCTGCGCTTCGTGCCCGGTGCGGCGCGCAGCGGCAACCTCTGGTACCGCACCGACGCGAACTCGCGCACGCTGTCCGACGACGGGCACGGCCCGCAGCACGACACCGCGCCCGCCGCCGCCGAGACGCGGTGA
- a CDS encoding ABC transporter ATP-binding protein: MLSVAGLTQRYGERAALQSLSLALRPGEFTALLGPNGAGKSTLFQVLTGLFAADEGEVEVAGHSLRHAAPAALRHIGVVFQQISLDLDLSVRRNLLFHADLHGLPRALARERIAADSARLGIAAADLDRKARELSGGNRRKVELVRAGLHRPAVLLMDEATVGLDPQSRRDLLAALREDVRTRSVCVLWATHWVEEAEPADRVLVLHQGRLLADGTPADVTAALGGATLEQGFIARTSGPGGGAQREAA; this comes from the coding sequence ATGCTGAGCGTCGCCGGCCTCACCCAGCGCTACGGCGAGCGCGCAGCGCTGCAGTCGCTGAGCCTCGCGCTGCGCCCCGGCGAATTCACCGCGCTGCTCGGCCCCAACGGCGCCGGCAAGTCCACGCTGTTCCAGGTGCTGACCGGCCTGTTCGCGGCCGACGAGGGCGAGGTCGAGGTGGCCGGCCACTCGCTGCGCCACGCCGCGCCGGCCGCGCTGCGCCACATCGGCGTGGTGTTCCAGCAGATCTCGCTCGACCTGGACCTGAGCGTGCGCCGCAACCTGCTGTTCCACGCCGACCTGCACGGCCTGCCGCGCGCACTGGCCCGCGAGCGCATCGCCGCCGACAGCGCGCGCCTCGGCATCGCCGCGGCCGACCTGGACCGCAAGGCGCGCGAACTGTCGGGCGGCAACCGCCGCAAGGTCGAGCTGGTGCGCGCCGGCCTGCACCGCCCGGCCGTGCTGCTGATGGACGAGGCCACCGTGGGCCTGGACCCCCAGTCGCGCCGTGACCTGCTGGCTGCGCTGCGCGAGGACGTGCGCACGCGCAGCGTCTGCGTGCTGTGGGCCACCCACTGGGTCGAGGAGGCCGAGCCGGCCGACCGCGTGCTGGTGCTGCACCAGGGCCGGCTGCTGGCCGACGGCACGCCGGCCGACGTGACGGCGGCGCTCGGCGGCGCCACGCTGGAGCAGGGTTTCATCGCGCGCACCAGCGGCCCTGGCGGCGGCGCGCAGCGGGAGGCCGCATGA
- a CDS encoding ABC transporter permease, with translation MSGKPAVARRGAAHALQALRAVVLRELLKFSQQTGRLLSALVRPLLWLAVFAAGFRRVADASLQQPYDVYIVPGLVGMVLLFNGMQSSLSMVYDREMGLMRLLLTAPLPRPWLLFCKLCATALLSALQALAFVALALLIGTALPGDWAHGLHALLALLAAALMLGALGLLLSVHIKQLENFAGTMNFVIFPMYFLSTALYPLQQLQASGAQWIYQVARLNPFTHAVEWMRLALYGQDPGNAPWVVLGCLALFFTLACWGYDPQRGFGQLAKRGGG, from the coding sequence ATGAGCGGCAAGCCGGCCGTAGCGCGCCGCGGCGCGGCGCACGCGCTGCAGGCCCTGCGCGCCGTGGTGCTGCGCGAGCTGTTGAAGTTCTCGCAGCAGACCGGCCGACTGCTGTCGGCGCTGGTGCGGCCGCTGCTGTGGCTGGCGGTGTTCGCGGCCGGCTTCCGTCGCGTGGCCGACGCCTCGCTGCAGCAGCCCTACGACGTGTACATCGTGCCCGGCCTGGTGGGCATGGTGCTGCTGTTCAACGGCATGCAGTCCTCGCTGTCGATGGTGTACGACCGCGAGATGGGCCTGATGCGCCTGCTGCTCACCGCGCCGCTGCCGCGGCCCTGGCTGCTGTTCTGCAAGCTGTGCGCCACCGCGCTGCTGTCGGCGCTGCAGGCGCTGGCCTTCGTGGCGCTGGCGCTGCTGATCGGCACCGCGCTGCCGGGCGACTGGGCGCACGGCCTGCATGCGCTGCTCGCGCTGCTGGCCGCGGCGCTGATGCTGGGCGCGCTGGGCCTGCTGCTGTCGGTGCACATCAAGCAGCTGGAGAACTTTGCCGGCACCATGAACTTCGTGATCTTCCCGATGTACTTCCTCTCCACTGCGCTCTATCCGCTGCAGCAGCTGCAGGCCTCGGGCGCGCAGTGGATCTACCAGGTGGCGCGGCTCAACCCGTTCACGCACGCGGTGGAGTGGATGCGCCTGGCGCTCTACGGCCAGGACCCGGGCAATGCGCCCTGGGTGGTGCTCGGCTGCCTGGCGCTGTTCTTCACGCTGGCGTGCTGGGGCTACGACCCGCAGCGCGGCTTCGGGCAGCTCGCCAAGCGCGGCGGCGGCTGA
- a CDS encoding IS5 family transposase, translating to MKQTSFATAEYAGKKRQTRRERFLAEMNVVVPWARLEALIEPHYPKSGKVGRPPIGVPRMLRMYFLQQWYTLADEALEDALYDSQAMREFIGIDLGRENVPDATTLLKFRRLLEQHDLTSAILAEVNAHLTERGLLMRQGTVVDATIIAAPSSTKNEDGKRDPEMHQTKKGNQWHFGMKMHSGVDAESGLIHSVVCTAANEADVAHAHELLHGQESQVHGDSGYTGIQRRDEITTAQEEGRLRQDMDWRIAMKRGQLKAMPEGPAKAMHEWFERRKAQVRAIVEHPFHVIKNLFGYRKVSYRGISKNEARAKAHAALANLYIARRRLLAQGLSASAA from the coding sequence ATGAAGCAGACGAGTTTTGCCACTGCCGAGTACGCCGGCAAGAAGCGCCAGACGCGCCGGGAGCGCTTCCTGGCCGAGATGAACGTGGTGGTTCCGTGGGCGCGGCTTGAGGCGCTGATCGAGCCGCACTACCCGAAGAGCGGCAAGGTGGGCCGACCGCCGATTGGCGTGCCGCGGATGCTGCGCATGTACTTCCTGCAGCAGTGGTACACGCTGGCCGACGAGGCACTGGAAGACGCGCTGTACGACAGCCAGGCCATGCGCGAGTTCATCGGCATCGACCTTGGGCGGGAGAACGTACCCGACGCCACAACGCTGCTGAAGTTCCGCCGCCTGCTCGAGCAGCACGACTTGACGTCGGCCATCCTGGCCGAGGTCAACGCGCACCTCACCGAGCGTGGGCTGCTGATGCGCCAGGGCACGGTGGTGGACGCCACCATCATTGCCGCGCCAAGTTCGACGAAGAACGAGGACGGCAAGCGCGACCCCGAGATGCACCAGACCAAGAAGGGGAACCAGTGGCACTTCGGGATGAAGATGCACTCGGGCGTGGATGCCGAGTCGGGTCTGATCCACAGCGTGGTCTGCACCGCGGCCAACGAGGCTGACGTGGCGCACGCGCACGAACTGCTGCATGGCCAGGAGAGCCAAGTTCACGGCGACAGCGGCTACACCGGCATCCAGAGGCGAGACGAGATCACGACGGCGCAGGAAGAGGGCAGGCTGCGCCAGGACATGGATTGGCGTATCGCCATGAAGCGCGGCCAACTCAAGGCCATGCCCGAAGGGCCGGCCAAGGCGATGCACGAGTGGTTCGAACGGCGCAAGGCTCAGGTGCGGGCCATCGTCGAACACCCGTTCCACGTCATCAAGAACCTGTTCGGCTACCGCAAGGTCAGCTACCGCGGGATCTCCAAGAACGAAGCTCGCGCGAAGGCGCACGCTGCGCTGGCCAACTTGTACATCGCCCGGCGCCGATTGCTGGCCCAAGGCCTCAGTGCGTCTGCTGCATGA
- a CDS encoding IS5 family transposase encodes MKQLGLGLNLPTKKTRKREFLEEMERVVPWGVLVQIVEPHYPKAKTGRPPFGIETMLRIHYLQQWFGLSDPAMEEALHDVPLHREFAKLDSVTARLPDETTILRFRHLLERHNLAVDMLRVVNDLLQHKGLMMRTGTAVDATLISAPSSTKNADGERDPEMKQTRKGNNWYFGMKAHIGVGAQSGLVHTVATTGANVNDLNVAGALLHGDEEAAFGDAGYRGVHKRPEAKGPTWHVAMRPGLRRTLNPFIEPDFIAERIEKMKASIRAKVEHPFRVIKRQFGFTKVRYRGLAKNTAQIVTLFALSNLWMARRQLMRAPG; translated from the coding sequence ATGAAGCAGCTGGGCCTGGGCCTGAACCTGCCGACCAAGAAGACGCGCAAGCGCGAGTTCCTGGAAGAGATGGAACGCGTGGTGCCGTGGGGCGTGCTGGTGCAGATCGTCGAGCCGCACTACCCCAAGGCCAAGACCGGCCGACCGCCCTTCGGCATCGAGACCATGCTGCGCATCCACTACCTGCAGCAGTGGTTCGGACTGAGCGACCCGGCGATGGAAGAGGCGCTGCACGACGTGCCGCTGCACCGGGAGTTCGCCAAGCTCGACAGCGTGACGGCACGACTGCCCGATGAGACCACCATCCTGAGGTTTCGCCACCTGCTGGAGCGCCACAACCTGGCCGTGGACATGCTGCGGGTGGTCAACGATCTGCTTCAGCACAAGGGCCTGATGATGCGCACGGGCACGGCGGTGGACGCCACGTTGATCTCCGCGCCGAGTTCGACCAAGAACGCCGACGGTGAGCGCGATCCGGAGATGAAGCAGACCCGCAAGGGCAACAACTGGTACTTCGGCATGAAGGCCCACATCGGCGTGGGCGCGCAGTCGGGTCTGGTGCATACCGTGGCCACCACGGGGGCCAACGTCAACGACCTGAACGTGGCCGGGGCGCTGCTGCACGGAGACGAAGAAGCTGCCTTCGGTGACGCGGGCTACCGGGGCGTGCACAAGCGGCCCGAGGCCAAGGGGCCCACCTGGCATGTGGCCATGCGCCCGGGCCTGCGTAGGACGCTCAACCCCTTCATCGAGCCCGACTTCATTGCCGAGCGCATCGAGAAGATGAAGGCCAGCATCCGCGCGAAGGTCGAGCACCCGTTCCGCGTCATCAAGCGGCAGTTCGGGTTCACCAAGGTGCGATACCGAGGGCTTGCGAAGAACACCGCGCAGATCGTCACGCTGTTCGCACTGTCGAACCTGTGGATGGCCAGGCGGCAGTTGATGCGAGCGCCGGGATGA
- a CDS encoding SLATT domain-containing protein encodes MTQEAIETPAEHKLRAIRVTAAARFSAVQRLRRHESVSLFSITMCSLGVVVISLLEPFGVRLSVPSGAVNLSAAIVSMLILVVSLLVSGRKYGERAEKMHAGAIEINAVSRKLEMAISRDEQQEIDALSEQYESLLKMYENHEDVDYKVAQIKRYAKHYKVGTLDRMICWCRLQLDIALHLIPLLILVVLLYVLLKDASLQATVPLSSAGKTYPSIERTSPGEPGDVSHVKR; translated from the coding sequence ATGACGCAAGAAGCGATTGAAACGCCTGCTGAGCACAAGCTACGCGCTATCCGGGTAACTGCGGCTGCCCGATTCTCAGCGGTTCAAAGGCTAAGACGCCACGAGAGCGTCTCGCTCTTCTCCATCACCATGTGTTCGCTTGGCGTCGTCGTCATTTCGCTCCTAGAGCCATTTGGAGTTCGGCTCTCAGTACCTTCAGGCGCGGTGAACCTATCTGCCGCAATCGTCTCCATGCTCATTCTTGTAGTGTCACTGCTTGTTAGCGGAAGAAAGTACGGAGAACGCGCAGAGAAGATGCACGCAGGAGCAATCGAGATTAACGCGGTTTCGCGGAAGTTGGAGATGGCCATAAGCCGGGACGAGCAACAAGAAATTGATGCACTGAGCGAGCAGTACGAAAGTCTCCTCAAGATGTATGAGAACCATGAAGACGTTGATTACAAGGTTGCGCAGATCAAGAGGTACGCGAAGCACTACAAGGTCGGCACCTTGGACCGCATGATCTGCTGGTGTCGACTTCAACTTGACATCGCGCTACACCTAATTCCGCTCCTGATACTTGTTGTTCTTCTCTATGTACTTTTGAAAGATGCATCGCTTCAAGCAACCGTTCCGCTCAGTTCTGCGGGCAAAACCTACCCTTCCATCGAGAGGACGTCACCCGGCGAGCCGGGTGATGTCTCGCATGTCAAACGTTAG
- a CDS encoding DUF7684 family protein, whose protein sequence is MHSGKIVLVSSSGYSQDRGYPLLQKLIESQIELFCVVGVDAEKWEDALDWLCVGADGSGTQFITTTSHPGESEAEVIEFAKSFSTKQPHEVEVVRV, encoded by the coding sequence ATGCACAGCGGAAAGATCGTTCTGGTGTCCTCCTCTGGCTACTCTCAAGACCGGGGCTATCCGTTGTTGCAGAAACTGATTGAAAGCCAAATCGAACTGTTCTGCGTCGTCGGCGTCGACGCCGAAAAGTGGGAGGACGCTCTTGACTGGTTGTGCGTCGGAGCCGACGGCTCTGGAACCCAGTTCATCACAACCACTTCGCACCCTGGTGAGTCGGAGGCCGAAGTCATTGAGTTCGCCAAGTCCTTTTCCACCAAGCAGCCACATGAAGTCGAGGTCGTTCGTGTCTGA
- a CDS encoding response regulator transcription factor, with amino-acid sequence MSVSPLPGPLRVALADDHAVVRAGYRRLLELEADIAVVAEYGDAESAYNALAGGASSGDDIDLLVLDLSMPGRSGLELLRRLAQRRPDLSVLVFTMHDSAAMLDQCLRAGAAGFVTKSSAPEVLVTAVRQAARGEIALSPDVAALAARSEGGPPHTRLSSREFDILQQLLAGRGVEEIAQTLRLSTKTVANYQTRIRQALGVGSAVELLNYAREHGLGGPGV; translated from the coding sequence GTGAGCGTGAGCCCATTGCCCGGTCCCTTGCGTGTGGCGCTGGCCGACGACCACGCGGTCGTGCGCGCCGGCTACCGCCGCCTGCTGGAGCTGGAGGCCGACATCGCCGTGGTGGCGGAGTACGGCGACGCCGAGTCGGCCTACAACGCGCTGGCCGGCGGCGCCAGCAGCGGCGACGACATCGACCTGCTGGTGCTCGACCTCTCCATGCCCGGCCGCAGCGGGCTGGAGCTGCTGCGCCGCCTGGCGCAGCGGCGGCCCGACTTGTCGGTACTGGTGTTCACCATGCACGACAGCGCGGCCATGCTCGACCAGTGCCTGCGCGCCGGCGCGGCCGGCTTCGTGACCAAGAGCAGCGCCCCCGAGGTGCTGGTGACGGCGGTGCGCCAGGCCGCGCGCGGCGAGATCGCGCTGTCACCCGACGTGGCCGCGCTGGCGGCGCGCAGCGAGGGCGGTCCACCGCACACCCGGCTGTCGAGCCGCGAGTTCGACATCCTGCAGCAGCTGCTGGCCGGCCGCGGTGTGGAAGAGATCGCGCAGACGCTGCGCCTCAGCACCAAGACCGTGGCCAATTACCAGACACGCATCCGCCAGGCGCTGGGCGTGGGGAGTGCGGTGGAGTTGTTGAACTACGCGCGGGAGCATGGGTTGGGGGGGCCGGGGGTGTAG
- a CDS encoding sensor histidine kinase, protein MLPPASTPGVLPDVPAAPAPLELPRLVMRGALVVVLGALLLALLVGLWRAREDMRDELSGALAQAEMSALLIAANTIDDEQLVAAVRALRDAGGSRHLDVRLVDGAGQVRLEPKPEPPASAVLGLLVQLNRVLFAPPRPQTVAAALPRPAGPAWQVQWIASHDSEQRESLVQLVEMMSLLAGCGLLMLGVMHWRVRRSFRALAPLLSAIEQVERQDLGEVRALPAMPIRELDVIAHALRHLAGALEEAEARRRVLGAQVLTLQEDERNHLARELHDELGQHLTALRVDASWLQRRLAHEPELAAVVAGMSEHCSRIQSEVRALLTRLRPLGTAESAQADGGESVERLRALLETLVQAWVQSPGRSTRYTLAFDSAGLGDNDRLPRELVLTVYRISQEALTNVARHAQASEARLSVRITREPGAATALLDWAVEDDGCGLDDAGAWQRGNGLAGVKDRVWSAGGDLEWQPAPASAAGTGRPGLKLHARLPFAVIDNRSSNNDNVNNNSTRSSSTTAAEQENIS, encoded by the coding sequence GTGCTTCCTCCCGCCAGTACGCCGGGAGTTCTTCCCGACGTACCGGCCGCGCCGGCGCCGCTGGAGCTGCCGCGCCTGGTGATGCGCGGCGCGCTGGTGGTGGTGCTGGGGGCGCTGCTGCTCGCGCTGCTGGTGGGGCTGTGGCGGGCGCGCGAGGACATGCGCGACGAACTTTCGGGCGCGCTGGCCCAGGCCGAGATGAGCGCGCTGCTGATCGCGGCGAACACCATCGACGACGAGCAATTGGTGGCCGCCGTGCGCGCGCTGCGCGACGCCGGCGGCTCGCGCCACCTCGACGTGCGGCTGGTCGACGGCGCCGGCCAGGTGCGGCTGGAGCCCAAGCCCGAGCCGCCGGCTTCCGCCGTGCTGGGCCTGCTGGTGCAGCTGAACCGCGTGCTGTTCGCGCCGCCGCGGCCGCAGACCGTGGCCGCCGCGCTGCCGCGGCCGGCCGGGCCGGCGTGGCAGGTGCAGTGGATCGCCTCGCACGACAGCGAACAGCGCGAGTCGCTGGTGCAGCTGGTGGAGATGATGAGCCTGCTGGCCGGCTGCGGCCTGCTGATGCTGGGGGTGATGCACTGGCGCGTGCGGCGCTCGTTCCGCGCGCTGGCGCCGCTGCTGTCGGCCATCGAGCAGGTGGAGCGGCAGGACCTGGGGGAGGTGCGCGCGCTGCCGGCCATGCCGATCCGCGAGCTGGACGTGATAGCCCATGCGCTGCGCCACCTGGCCGGCGCGCTGGAAGAGGCCGAGGCGCGCCGCCGCGTGCTGGGCGCGCAGGTGCTCACGCTGCAGGAAGACGAGCGCAACCACCTGGCGCGCGAGCTGCACGACGAACTGGGCCAGCACCTCACCGCACTGCGCGTGGACGCCAGCTGGCTGCAGCGCCGGCTGGCCCACGAGCCCGAACTCGCGGCGGTGGTGGCCGGCATGAGCGAGCACTGTTCGCGCATCCAGAGCGAGGTGAGGGCGCTGCTGACGCGCCTGCGACCGCTGGGCACCGCGGAGTCCGCGCAAGCCGACGGCGGCGAGAGCGTGGAACGCCTGCGCGCGCTGCTGGAAACGCTGGTGCAGGCCTGGGTGCAGTCGCCGGGCCGCAGCACGCGCTACACGCTGGCCTTCGACAGCGCGGGCCTGGGCGACAACGACCGCCTGCCGCGCGAACTGGTGCTCACCGTCTACCGCATCAGCCAGGAGGCACTGACCAACGTGGCCCGCCACGCCCAGGCGAGCGAGGCGCGGCTCAGCGTGCGCATCACCCGCGAGCCGGGCGCGGCCACGGCCCTGCTGGACTGGGCGGTGGAAGACGACGGCTGTGGGCTCGACGACGCTGGCGCCTGGCAGCGCGGCAACGGCCTGGCCGGCGTGAAGGACCGCGTGTGGTCGGCCGGCGGCGACCTGGAATGGCAGCCCGCGCCGGCATCGGCGGCCGGCACCGGGCGCCCCGGATTGAAGCTGCATGCACGGCTGCCCTTTGCCGTGATCGACAACCGCAGCAGCAACAACGACAACGTCAACAACAACAGCACTCGTAGCAGCAGCACGACCGCTGCCGAACAGGAGAACATTTCGTGA